DNA from Oryzisolibacter sp. LB2S:
GTGCCCGTCGCCGGGCCACAAGGGTTCATCGAAGTTGTCTGTCCTGGGCCACATCACTTGCCGATGCAGAAGCTCGAAAAGATCACGCCGAGCAGGTCGTCGGCACCGAACTCGCCGGTGATGGTGTTGAGCGCGTTCTGCGCCAGGCGCAGCTCCTCGGCCAGCAGGTCGAGCGCCGGGCCGTCGCTGTGCAGCTGGGCGGCCGCCTCCATGAGGTGGGCGTCGACGGCGCGCAGGGCCTCGATATGGCGCGCGCGGGCAATGTACACGCCCTCGGCCGCGCCGGACTGCCAACCCGCCAGCTCCAACAGCTGCCGGCGCAGCGCATCCAGCCCCGCGCCGGTGCGCGCCGACAGGTGCACGGCGCCATGGCCGGCCACCGCCGCGGGCAGGGACTGGCGGCAGGCATCGAGCTTGTTCCAGACGTCGATGACGGGCACGGCGCCCGGCAGTCTTTCGGCCAGGGTGCGGGCGATGGCTGCGTCCGCGGCCATGTAGTCAGGGGCATCGAGGCGCGTGAGGTCGTGCAGGAACAGCACGGCGTCGGCCGCGGCGATCTCGTCCCAGGCGCGCGCGATGCCTATGCGCTCAACCTCGTCCTCGCTCTCGCGCAGGCCGGCGGTGTCGATGATGTGCAGCGGCACGCCCTCGATCTGTATGGTCTGCTGCACCTTGTCGCGCGTGGTGCCGGCGATCGGCGTGACGATGGCCAGCTCGGCCCCCGCGAGCGCATTGAGCAGCGAGCTCTTGCCCGCGTTGGGCTGGCCCGCGATGACCACCTTGATGCCCTCGCGCAGCAGCGCCCCCTGGCTCGCGCGGCCCATCACGGCGGCCAGGGTTTGCTGCAAATTTAATAGCTGTCCGCGTGCGTCTGCCTTGCGCAGGAAGTCGATTTCTTCCTCGGGAAAGTCGAGCGTGGCCTCGACCAGCATGCGCAGGTGGATGAGGGCGTCACGCAGGCCGTGGATCTCCTGCGAGAACGCGCCCGAGAGCGAGCGCCCCGC
Protein-coding regions in this window:
- the mnmE gene encoding tRNA uridine-5-carboxymethylaminomethyl(34) synthesis GTPase MnmE, producing the protein MLARHQDPIAAIATAPGRGAVGIVRVSGRGLVPLVQGLFGRALQPRQAHYLPFPDAAGRPIDQGLALFFPAPHSYTGEDVLELQAHGGPVVLQLLLARCLEAAQGLLPRLRLAEPGEFTERAFLNDKIDLAQAEAIADLIDASTEAAARSAGRSLSGAFSQEIHGLRDALIHLRMLVEATLDFPEEEIDFLRKADARGQLLNLQQTLAAVMGRASQGALLREGIKVVIAGQPNAGKSSLLNALAGAELAIVTPIAGTTRDKVQQTIQIEGVPLHIIDTAGLRESEDEVERIGIARAWDEIAAADAVLFLHDLTRLDAPDYMAADAAIARTLAERLPGAVPVIDVWNKLDACRQSLPAAVAGHGAVHLSARTGAGLDALRRQLLELAGWQSGAAEGVYIARARHIEALRAVDAHLMEAAAQLHSDGPALDLLAEELRLAQNALNTITGEFGADDLLGVIFSSFCIGK